A region of Streptomyces deccanensis DNA encodes the following proteins:
- a CDS encoding carbohydrate ABC transporter permease yields the protein MTTLSPPTKGPGVAVSSRDPRPGEPTGRRRWLRALKPGPSADAGGAALYRRWWLPWLWMSPAIIGITVFGLYPFLNTLLLSFTDAKPLGGAASFVGLDNYTRMLGDSDFWLATRNSVLYAVIVVPLMVLLPLMLAVLVEKNLPGIGFFRSAFYTPVLASSVVVGLSWQWLLSDQGLVNTWLQKAHIIRSAIPFLSDSWLILLCAMGLTLWKGLGWYMIFYLAALGNVPKELHEAAAVDGAGAVRRFWHVTVPGVRTSMMLVGTLTGIGSLRVFTEIYMLGGATGGPGGADRTLPFYIRDVALDPLTGNAGYGSAVSVALFVLTLGLTLLAQRLTKEDES from the coding sequence ATGACCACCCTCTCTCCCCCCACCAAGGGACCGGGGGTCGCGGTCTCCTCCCGCGACCCCCGCCCCGGGGAACCGACCGGCCGGCGCCGCTGGTTGCGGGCCCTCAAGCCGGGCCCGTCCGCCGACGCCGGCGGCGCCGCGCTGTACCGCCGCTGGTGGCTGCCGTGGCTGTGGATGTCCCCGGCGATCATCGGCATCACCGTCTTCGGGCTGTACCCGTTCCTCAACACGCTTCTGCTGTCGTTCACCGACGCCAAACCGCTCGGCGGCGCCGCCTCGTTCGTGGGCCTGGACAACTACACCCGGATGCTGGGCGACTCCGACTTCTGGCTCGCCACCCGCAACAGCGTGCTGTACGCGGTGATCGTGGTCCCGCTGATGGTGCTGCTGCCGCTGATGCTGGCCGTGCTGGTGGAGAAGAACCTGCCCGGCATCGGCTTCTTCCGCTCCGCGTTCTACACCCCGGTCCTCGCCTCCAGCGTCGTCGTGGGCCTCAGCTGGCAGTGGCTGCTCAGCGACCAGGGCCTGGTCAACACCTGGCTGCAGAAGGCCCACATCATCCGGTCGGCGATCCCGTTCCTCTCCGACTCCTGGCTGATCCTGCTGTGCGCCATGGGGCTCACCCTGTGGAAGGGCCTCGGCTGGTACATGATCTTCTACCTGGCCGCGCTGGGGAACGTGCCCAAGGAACTGCACGAGGCCGCCGCCGTGGACGGCGCGGGCGCGGTCCGCCGCTTCTGGCACGTCACCGTGCCGGGCGTGCGCACCTCGATGATGCTGGTCGGCACCCTCACCGGCATCGGCTCGCTGCGGGTCTTCACCGAGATCTACATGCTCGGCGGCGCGACCGGCGGGCCCGGCGGCGCCGACCGCACCCTCCCCTTCTACATCCGGGACGTCGCCCTCGACCCGCTCACCGGGAACGCCGGCTACGGCTCGGCGGTCAGCGTCGCCCTCTTCGTACTCACCCTGGGCCTCACGCTGCTCGCACAGCGACTGACGAAGGAGGACGAGTCGTGA
- a CDS encoding carbohydrate ABC transporter permease — MPRWRDYGRPRELVVRYLLLLFVLGITVGPLLWQLLSSLKGVGEDVFGENASLFPHDPTLRAYREVFAQVPVWTYIRNSLVVVALSVTSQLVFSTLAGYMLSKPSWKGRKLVWVLLMASMMFPFESIMVSLFLSVRDLGLVDSLVGVWLPGFVAAINVLIMRAAFLAVPREVEDAAMLDGAGEWKRFRYLYLPSAWGAILVVTINTFISAWDDFLWPLIVLRTEDHFTLTLGLSRLTSSSFGYDQRMVMAGSVISVIPVLVLFVITQRWFYKGVSSGAVKL, encoded by the coding sequence ATGCCGCGCTGGCGGGACTACGGCCGCCCCCGCGAACTCGTCGTGCGCTACCTGCTGTTGCTGTTCGTGCTCGGCATCACCGTCGGTCCGCTGCTGTGGCAGTTGCTGTCGTCGCTGAAGGGCGTCGGCGAGGACGTGTTCGGCGAGAACGCCTCCCTCTTCCCCCACGACCCGACGCTGCGCGCCTACCGCGAGGTGTTCGCGCAGGTCCCCGTCTGGACGTACATCCGCAACAGCCTCGTGGTCGTGGCGCTCTCCGTCACCAGCCAGCTGGTCTTCTCCACGCTCGCCGGCTACATGCTCTCCAAGCCGAGCTGGAAGGGCCGCAAGCTGGTCTGGGTGCTGCTGATGGCGTCCATGATGTTCCCCTTCGAGTCGATCATGGTGTCGCTGTTCCTGAGCGTCCGTGACCTCGGTCTGGTCGACAGTCTGGTGGGGGTCTGGCTGCCCGGCTTCGTCGCCGCCATCAACGTCCTGATCATGCGGGCCGCGTTCCTCGCCGTGCCGCGCGAGGTCGAGGACGCGGCGATGCTGGACGGGGCGGGCGAGTGGAAGCGGTTCCGGTACCTCTACCTGCCGTCCGCGTGGGGCGCGATCCTCGTCGTCACCATCAACACCTTCATCAGCGCCTGGGACGACTTCCTGTGGCCGCTGATCGTGCTGCGCACCGAGGACCACTTCACCCTCACCCTCGGCCTGTCCCGTCTCACGTCGTCCTCCTTCGGCTACGACCAGCGGATGGTGATGGCGGGCTCGGTGATCTCCGTGATCCCGGTCCTGGTGCTGTTCGTGATCACCCAGCGGTGGTTCTACAAGGGCGTCTCCTCCGGGGCCGTCAAGCTCTGA
- a CDS encoding glycoside hydrolase family 3 N-terminal domain-containing protein encodes MPPQDQSVAPAAAAPALPPYRDPAAPLDVRVADLLSRMTRREKVGQLNQRMYGWDAYRRAPAGDFELTEALSAETERFAGLGALYGLMRADAWSAVGHGDGPGAEDSADLADLVQRHVLERSRLGIPALFVEEVPHGHMALDGTVLPVNLAIGATWDPDRYERAAAHAAAELRARGGHVALVSALDIARDPRWGRTEECFTEDPYLAARLTEALVRGMQGGPGDHFAPDRAPVVLKHFAGQGATVGGRNSAESELGLRELHEIHLPAARAGVRAGAAAVMAAYNEVDGMPCSGNRALLTGLLREQWGFDGLVMADGLAVDRLARVTGDKVSAGALALDAGVDLSLWDEGFTHLEEAVERGLVDEAALDTAVARVLRLKFRLGLFENPYTRRAPVPVDTGRAHSTDLARACVTLLRNPADTLPVGPSVRRIAVLGPHAATTGHHLGDYTAPQRPGTGTSVLDALRRLAPPGTDVRHAAGAALTGADRSGIPDAIAEAAAADLAVLVLGGSSARTPDTEFDANGAARTVVSEMTCGEGVDLAGLRLGAAQEALLDAVVATGTPTAVVLMQGRPHVLPEAPAAALLTAWYPGPWGGEAVAEVLLGLAEPLGRLPVSVPRSVAQLPVHYNHKDTEYGGYVDESAEPAYSFGHGLSYTTFDLGAPRVSGRTVEVDVTNTGGRHGRSVVQVYLRRLITRSWPRTLELCAFEGVGLAPGERRTVRLAFDAPAGTDAVELRVARSAREALDVAPVVVDLREVRA; translated from the coding sequence ATGCCCCCTCAGGACCAGTCGGTCGCCCCGGCCGCCGCCGCCCCCGCGCTGCCGCCGTACCGCGACCCGGCCGCCCCGCTCGACGTCCGGGTCGCCGATCTCCTCTCCCGTATGACCCGGCGCGAGAAGGTCGGGCAGCTCAACCAGCGGATGTACGGCTGGGACGCCTACCGCCGTGCCCCCGCCGGGGACTTCGAACTCACCGAGGCCCTGTCCGCCGAGACCGAACGCTTCGCGGGGCTCGGCGCGCTCTACGGTCTGATGCGGGCCGACGCCTGGTCCGCCGTCGGCCACGGCGACGGACCAGGTGCCGAGGACAGCGCCGACCTCGCCGACCTGGTCCAGCGCCACGTCCTGGAGCGCAGCCGGCTCGGGATCCCCGCCCTCTTCGTCGAGGAGGTCCCGCACGGCCACATGGCCCTCGACGGCACGGTCCTGCCCGTCAACCTGGCCATCGGCGCCACCTGGGACCCCGACCGCTACGAGCGGGCCGCGGCACACGCCGCCGCCGAACTCCGCGCCCGCGGCGGCCACGTGGCCCTCGTCTCCGCCCTCGACATCGCCCGGGACCCGCGCTGGGGCCGCACCGAGGAGTGCTTCACCGAGGACCCGTACCTCGCGGCCCGCCTCACCGAGGCACTGGTCAGAGGCATGCAGGGCGGCCCCGGAGACCACTTCGCGCCCGATCGCGCCCCCGTCGTCCTCAAGCACTTCGCCGGTCAGGGTGCCACCGTCGGCGGCCGGAACTCCGCCGAGTCCGAACTCGGCCTCCGCGAACTGCACGAGATCCACCTCCCGGCCGCCCGTGCGGGAGTCCGCGCGGGCGCCGCCGCCGTGATGGCCGCCTACAACGAGGTCGACGGCATGCCCTGCTCCGGCAACCGCGCCCTGCTCACCGGGCTGCTCCGCGAACAGTGGGGCTTCGACGGCCTCGTCATGGCCGACGGACTCGCCGTCGACCGCCTCGCCCGCGTCACCGGCGACAAGGTCTCCGCCGGTGCCCTCGCCCTGGACGCCGGCGTCGACCTCAGCCTCTGGGACGAGGGCTTCACGCACCTGGAGGAGGCCGTCGAGCGCGGCCTGGTCGACGAGGCCGCGCTCGACACCGCCGTCGCCCGCGTCCTGCGCCTGAAGTTCCGCCTCGGTCTGTTCGAGAACCCCTACACCCGCCGCGCGCCGGTCCCGGTGGACACCGGACGCGCACACAGCACCGACCTCGCCCGTGCCTGCGTCACCCTCCTGCGCAACCCGGCCGACACGCTGCCCGTCGGCCCCTCGGTACGCCGGATCGCCGTGCTCGGCCCGCACGCCGCCACCACCGGCCACCACCTCGGTGACTACACCGCCCCGCAGCGCCCCGGCACCGGCACGAGCGTCCTCGACGCCCTGCGCCGCCTGGCCCCGCCGGGCACGGACGTCCGCCACGCCGCGGGCGCGGCCCTGACCGGCGCCGACCGCTCCGGAATCCCGGACGCGATCGCCGAGGCCGCCGCGGCCGACCTGGCCGTGCTCGTGCTGGGCGGCAGCAGCGCCCGTACCCCCGACACGGAGTTCGACGCCAACGGCGCCGCGCGGACGGTGGTGTCGGAGATGACCTGCGGCGAGGGCGTCGACCTCGCGGGACTACGGCTCGGCGCGGCGCAGGAGGCCTTGCTGGACGCCGTCGTGGCGACGGGCACGCCCACCGCGGTCGTCCTGATGCAGGGCCGTCCGCACGTGCTGCCCGAGGCACCGGCCGCCGCGCTGCTCACCGCCTGGTACCCGGGCCCGTGGGGCGGCGAGGCCGTCGCCGAGGTGCTCCTCGGACTCGCCGAGCCTCTCGGCCGGCTCCCGGTCTCCGTCCCCCGCTCGGTCGCCCAGCTCCCCGTCCACTACAACCACAAGGACACCGAGTACGGCGGGTACGTCGACGAGAGCGCCGAGCCGGCGTACTCCTTCGGGCACGGGCTGTCGTACACGACGTTCGACCTCGGGGCGCCCCGGGTCTCGGGGCGCACGGTCGAGGTGGACGTCACCAACACCGGGGGCCGGCACGGGCGTTCGGTCGTGCAGGTGTATCTCCGCAGGCTCATCACCCGCAGCTGGCCGCGCACCCTCGAACTGTGCGCGTTCGAGGGTGTGGGCCTGGCGCCGGGCGAGCGCCGTACGGTCCGCCTGGCGTTCGACGCGCCCGCCGGGACCGACGCCGTGGAGCTGCGGGTCGCGCGGTCCGCGCGGGAGGCGCTGGACGTCGCACCCGTCGTGGTGGACCTCCGAGAAGTCAGAGCTTGA